The Juglans microcarpa x Juglans regia isolate MS1-56 chromosome 8D, Jm3101_v1.0, whole genome shotgun sequence genomic sequence AACTCTCCAGTCTCCATTAACAGCTAACAAAGGCTTTAGGGATGATAATTTTTGCGGCTCAAGATCAAATCCATTTACGATTCTAGTTTTTTTCTCAGGCACAGAAGTTCTAGAATGAAACAGCGATCTAGGACAGTTTTTGAGCGCAGGAGAAAAGATCTAGCAGCCCCTGCAAAGCCCGAGGAAGTTTCTGTATATTATACTACAAAGGTAAAAAAGACAGTTTCCATACAATGTCGTGTACGTATCAATGTTGGTTTCGCATTGCAATTGCAATGGAACCATGCATGGATATATGtcattctttaaaattttttgtagcAGGAGAAGACTCCTGAGATAAATGTGCAAAGCCAAGAGCCACGTAGCACAACCAGTAACAGTAACACCTACTCTGATCATGTCAAGCCAGCCAGCAGAAAAGAGAGCCCAACCTTGACTACaggtagtagtactagtacttcCTCTGGTGTAAAGCCCTCCAGCCAAACCGAGAGCTCAAATTTCTCTCTATCCCCAGACGTGTTCtcttttaatcaaatgattTCACCAAAGACACAAGATCATCCTAATGCAAGCAACATTAACATGATCAAGAACCTGCCCCCACCACCCACCACCAGATCACACATCGCCAATTACATTAAATTAGATAATGGCAACAGGTTCAGGTCAAATCATGTCCAAAGGTCTGAATCGACTAGAGATTTCAGAAAAACAGGCCGAAAGGAATCATTTTGATGTATATGCAGTTGATGATTAAGACAAGTGAGATGACTGCATATAGCGCAGAAATTTTTTTCCCAAGTTACTGCTGATGATCACTACCTGAGAGtttcttaaccatttttttttgttctccttTGTGGATCAGAACGAATAATCATATATTGTTTAGCAACATAATATGCTGTAATTGTCTCCTATTATTTGTGATATGCCCTTGACGTCGATATATAATGCATTATTGTAGAATATTGGACTTTCtgttgtttttttgttggttcGATATATATGTTATAGGCTTCAGCAAGCCAGCCAAGGAAGGATGTTCTATCTAAACTGTGAAGGAATTTCTATTAGTGTCTTTGCCTACAGGCGAGTACGTGGTTGTCTGGTTGTACTTGAGATTAATTAAACTCATGTTGGACCAATTTGCTTATGGCTGCTTTGGTGCCTCCTAATTCTTTGTGTCCTACgcgaagaaaaaaatgatatacttCATAGAAAAATATACTGCAGAATTTCttttatcaattttcttttaggTCGTGCGTTTATGGAAGAACGAGAGTGAAAGTTGGTCGATCTGGACCGGACGGTCTCGGTCCCTGAAATAGAGGATCGAGaattttcggtccggtcccggtCTAGGGGTTTTCTataccggaccggactggaccgactgaatttaaaaaaaaaatttctatataataattgtataattaattatgtaattttcatataacctattaccattaaaaatataaaatttt encodes the following:
- the LOC121243087 gene encoding uncharacterized protein LOC121243087, coding for MKQRSRTVFERRRKDLAAPAKPEEVSVYYTTKEKTPEINVQSQEPRSTTSNSNTYSDHVKPASRKESPTLTTGSSTSTSSGVKPSSQTESSNFSLSPDVFSFNQMISPKTQDHPNASNINMIKNLPPPPTTRSHIANYIKLDNGNRFRSNHVQRSESTRDFRKTGRKESF